One Xyrauchen texanus isolate HMW12.3.18 chromosome 34, RBS_HiC_50CHRs, whole genome shotgun sequence genomic window carries:
- the LOC127627966 gene encoding uncharacterized protein LOC127627966, producing the protein MMEQDRPQERSSDQVEEMTEGTFLKDLYLFMKQRDIPIERIPHLGFKQIDLFLMYKTVKEMGGYQQVTAQQLWKKVYNILGGNPRSTSAATCTRRHYEKLLLTYECHQNGYGDDIVFRTPRMQKRFHSNSYNDFEHEYPRSGKLVDLCHIPAFQTSPNMFTDHQRQIFTMPLNVTPYFTHGSTSLPNYIPLRKSTLPHQGLNPQDLPRTPAPYLAAPTEQIQSSKEPLDRLRSLAKEYKSSAGWEEPLNLSQKENRLETLSDIPSSFGPPSSKKPKFLNEASPLYPPRGLTTEEGAEEVKTVEGTSTREGPGTVQAAPSPVLADVIDLTYTSSSNPVPRRASPPSVHLFNRRLNLPEAFTMKQREQDLHADWLKQEPSSTSTPNLGLLNQSNPHGHPSLDPNGNMEIQIPLKYLQELIRRGLISSPALTGHWSVSQDSTKAEAPPEPKFHVRTCSETSESSTKGEGMANWNLKSPVRNLFDASQQDGGLKKYRSFRSNGLTEESKAQSMTNSFQINGTVKRPFDRDMTPNPTHLKQVQFPMTRKQVCLSLKSPTYSEDIPHSLTMKSGIKSEKVMATSSNAAKQMSSSPPLLQVTSDHLKLLLASRPYRLEKGQTF; encoded by the exons ATGATGGAGCAGGACAGACCGCAGGAGAGGAGCTCAGATCAGGTAGAGGAGATGACAGAGGGGACCTTCCTCAAAGATCTCTACCTCTTTATGAAACAGAGAGACATTCCCATAGAGAGAATACCTCATCTAGGCTTCAAACAGA TTGATTTGTTCCTGATGTACAAGACAGTTAAAGAAATGGGAGGCTATCAACAG GTTACTGCGCAGCAGTTGTGGAAGAAGGTTTACAACATTCTTGGCGGAAATCCGCGCAGCACCAGTGCAGCCACCTGCACTCGCAGGCACTATGAAAA ACTTCTCCTTACTTATGAGTGTCACCAAAATGGATATGGGGACGATATTGTCTTCAGGACCCCTCGAATGCAAAAACGCTTTCACTCCAACAGTTACAATGATTTTGAGCACGAATACCCCAGGAGTGGGAAACTGGTGGATTTGTGTCACATCCCAGCATTCCAG ACTTCTCCAAACATGTTTACGGACCATCAAAGACAGATTTTTACCATGCCATTAAACGTTACTCCATACTTCACACACGGCAGTACATCTCTACCCAATTACATCCCGCTTCGTAAGTCCACACTGCCCCACCAGGGCCTCAACCCACAAGATCTTCCCAGAACACCTGCCCCGTATTTGGCTGCACCCACTGAACAGATTCAGAGCTCTAAAGAACCACTAGACAGGCTTCGTTCTCTGGCCAAAGAGTACAAGTCATCAGCAGGTTGGGAGGAGCCTCTTAACCTCAGCCAGAAAGAAAACCGGCTTGAGACCTTGAGCGACATTCCATCATCTTTTGGTCCACCTTCTTCTAAAAAGCCCAAGTTCCTCAATGAAGCCTCACCTCTTTACCCCCCAAGGGGTTTAACCACTGAAGAAGGGGCAGAAGAAGTTAAAACAGTGGAAGGAACTTCTACGAGAGAAGGTCCAGGGACTGTCCAAGCAGCACCAAGCCCGGTGTTGGCTGATGTCATTGATCTTACTTACACTTCAAGTTCCAATCCAGTCCCACGTAGGGCAAGTCCTCCTTCGGTTCATCTCTTCAACCGTAGACTGAACCTCCCGGAAGCATTCACTATGAAACAACGAGAGCAAGACCTACATGCAGACTGGCTAAAGCAAGAGCCTTCTAGTACATCCACACCCAACTTAGGGCTCTTAAACCAAAGTAATCCCCATGGACACCCATCCCTAGATCCAAATGGGAATATGGAGATTCAGATCCCTCTAAAGTATTTACAGGAATTGATTAGGAGAGGACTTATCtccagtccagcactgactggaCATTGGTCAGTATCTCAAGACTCAACCAAAGCTGAAGCCCCACCTGAGCCCAAGTTTCATGTGAGAACATGTTCAGAAACCTCTGAAAGTTCTACTAAGGGTGAGGGAATGGCCAATTGGAACCTGAAGAGCCCAGTGAGAAACCTTTTTGATGCAAGCCAGCAAGATGGAGGTTTGAAGAAATACCGATCATTTAGAAGCAATGGTCTCACAGAAGAATCAAAGGCACAGAGCATGACCAATTCTTTTCAAATAAACGGCACGGTTAAGCGCCCCTTTGACAGAGATATGACCCCAAATCCCACTCACCTTAAACAGGTACAATTTCCCATGACAAGGAAACAAGTATGCTTGAGCCTCAAATCTCCCACCTACAGTGAAGATATTCCGCACTCTTTGACCATGAAATCTGGAATAAAGTCAGAGAAAGTGATGGCAACATCTTCCAATGCGGCAAAGCAAATGTCTTCCTCCCCACCTTTGCTACAGGTGACATCCGACCACCTTAAGTTACTTCTGGCAAGCCGTCCCTATAGACTGGAAAAAGGGCAGACATTTTGA